In one window of Caenimonas aquaedulcis DNA:
- a CDS encoding ankyrin repeat domain-containing protein yields the protein MNRDRTRTRRCASWARAVLGLCAAALALSACGDTMSPLHEAVLGGDTATVRNWAAQRKNLNGTFDEKTRGLEGNYARRLRITALMLAARSGQLDMVKLLVDGGADLYAESNTQVPGEPHTAFDDAVESGRLEVVRFLWERSDRRRFGARLDRQIAAACRAMCNPASGTDADTNLALFLVSIANETQRDWGIGEAVCYVDPESPTARFVAAYVKPFPKGTLACVAYTTTARAVRTQAQRQAMVQWQIAQGADINHLGSYSTPLMGASSAPDVEMVKFLLAQGADPNRLGPDGTTAIGRAAGSCVMGGPTPEVERLMQPQLEVIETLLRAGADTRLYTRELVQARLPLLGQCCARQPQPDAQQRICRVFGLK from the coding sequence ATGAACCGAGACCGAACCCGCACGCGACGATGCGCCTCCTGGGCGCGGGCGGTGCTCGGCCTGTGCGCAGCCGCGTTGGCCCTGTCGGCGTGCGGCGACACCATGAGCCCGCTGCACGAGGCCGTGCTGGGCGGCGACACGGCGACGGTGCGCAACTGGGCTGCGCAGCGCAAGAACCTCAACGGCACCTTCGACGAGAAGACGCGCGGACTGGAGGGGAACTACGCGCGGCGCCTGCGCATCACGGCATTGATGCTCGCGGCGCGCTCGGGCCAGCTGGACATGGTGAAGCTGCTCGTCGACGGTGGCGCCGACCTCTATGCCGAATCCAACACCCAGGTGCCGGGCGAGCCGCACACCGCTTTCGACGATGCCGTGGAATCGGGCCGCCTCGAGGTGGTGCGCTTTCTCTGGGAGCGCTCCGATCGCAGGCGCTTCGGCGCCCGGCTGGACAGGCAGATCGCGGCGGCTTGCCGCGCGATGTGCAACCCGGCCTCGGGCACGGACGCCGACACGAATCTCGCGCTCTTCCTCGTGAGCATCGCGAACGAAACCCAGCGGGACTGGGGCATCGGCGAGGCGGTCTGCTACGTCGACCCGGAGTCGCCCACCGCGCGTTTCGTCGCCGCCTACGTGAAGCCCTTTCCCAAGGGCACGCTGGCCTGCGTGGCCTACACCACGACGGCGCGGGCCGTGCGCACGCAGGCCCAGCGGCAGGCGATGGTGCAGTGGCAGATCGCGCAGGGCGCGGACATCAACCACCTGGGGAGCTATTCGACGCCGCTGATGGGTGCCTCCAGCGCGCCCGACGTCGAGATGGTGAAGTTCCTCCTCGCGCAGGGCGCCGACCCGAACCGGCTGGGCCCCGACGGCACGACGGCGATCGGCCGCGCCGCCGGTTCCTGCGTGATGGGCGGTCCCACGCCGGAGGTCGAGCGCTTGATGCAGCCGCAGCTCGAGGTGATCGAAACCCTGCTGCGGGCGGGGGCCGATACCCGCCTGTACACACGCGAACTGGTGCAAGCCAGGCTGCCCCTGCTCGGGCAGTGCTGCGCGCGCCAGCCGCAGCCGGATGCCCAGCAGCGGATCTGCCGCGTGTTCGGGCTCAAGTAA
- a CDS encoding BolA family protein, with product MGTGITADALHARLAELLAPSSLEVIDESAAHAGHAGSDGTGSGTHFRVRIASPRFDGLSRVARHRLVYDALHDFVARGLHALAIETFSPSS from the coding sequence ATGGGGACCGGAATCACCGCCGATGCGCTGCACGCGCGGCTCGCGGAACTCCTCGCGCCGAGCTCGCTCGAAGTGATCGATGAGAGCGCTGCACATGCGGGCCACGCGGGCTCCGACGGAACCGGTTCCGGCACCCATTTCCGGGTGCGGATCGCCTCCCCCCGCTTCGATGGCCTAAGCCGTGTTGCACGCCATCGCCTTGTGTATGATGCGCTGCACGATTTCGTGGCCCGGGGCCTCCATGCCCTCGCCATCGAGACGTTTTCCCCTTCTTCCTGA
- a CDS encoding calcium-binding protein: protein MAFYAGTGGNDILAGGADNDTLIGSGGDDTIDGGALADTAYYQGNFADYVITYDAATHEYTIADQFPGRDGTDVVKDVETFNFFDGPKTFGQLVPHAGDGLVLSGTPSNDTLFGGAGLDSITGSEGNDVLGGMGADDTLLGGDGNDTLIGD from the coding sequence ATGGCTTTCTATGCAGGCACCGGCGGCAATGACATTCTGGCCGGCGGGGCCGACAACGACACCTTGATCGGTTCGGGAGGCGACGACACCATCGATGGTGGCGCACTTGCGGACACGGCCTATTACCAGGGCAACTTCGCCGATTACGTCATCACGTACGACGCGGCGACGCACGAATACACCATCGCCGACCAGTTCCCGGGCCGTGACGGCACGGACGTCGTCAAAGACGTCGAGACCTTCAATTTCTTCGACGGGCCCAAAACGTTCGGCCAGCTCGTTCCCCACGCGGGCGATGGCCTGGTCCTTTCCGGCACACCGTCCAACGACACGCTTTTCGGCGGCGCGGGCCTTGACAGCATCACCGGCTCCGAAGGAAACGACGTGCTCGGCGGCATGGGCGCGGACGACACCCTTCTTGGCGGCGACGGCAACGACACGCTGATCGGCGACG
- a CDS encoding DUF1624 domain-containing protein, whose product MAAPLTTRFDSIDALRGIAIVWMTVFHFCFDLNHIGWLHQNFYQDAFWTGQRTAIVSLFLFCAGLGQAVAVEQGQSWRRFWKRWGQIAACALLVTAGSIAMFPKSFIYFGVLHGIALMLILVRCSAGWGRWLWVAGAVAIALKPAAAWAHGQWPALEFLNAPLFNWLGLISRKPVTEDYVPLVPWLGVMWWGMAAGQWLLAHRRETLARTIPEAANPLAWLGRWSLSWYMLHQPVMIGVLTALPALR is encoded by the coding sequence ATGGCCGCTCCCCTCACCACGCGCTTCGACTCCATCGACGCATTGCGCGGCATCGCCATCGTCTGGATGACGGTGTTCCACTTCTGCTTCGACCTCAACCACATCGGCTGGCTGCACCAGAATTTTTACCAGGACGCCTTCTGGACGGGGCAGCGCACGGCGATCGTCAGCCTGTTCCTCTTCTGCGCGGGCCTCGGTCAGGCGGTCGCGGTGGAGCAGGGACAAAGCTGGCGAAGGTTCTGGAAGCGCTGGGGCCAGATCGCCGCTTGCGCGCTGCTGGTCACCGCGGGCTCGATCGCCATGTTCCCGAAAAGCTTCATCTACTTCGGCGTGTTGCACGGCATTGCGCTGATGCTCATTCTTGTGCGATGCAGTGCCGGTTGGGGCCGCTGGCTGTGGGTGGCGGGCGCCGTCGCCATCGCATTGAAGCCGGCCGCCGCCTGGGCCCATGGGCAATGGCCCGCGCTGGAGTTCCTCAATGCGCCCCTGTTCAATTGGCTCGGGCTCATCAGCCGCAAGCCGGTGACCGAAGACTACGTACCCCTCGTTCCGTGGCTCGGGGTCATGTGGTGGGGCATGGCGGCGGGGCAGTGGCTGCTGGCGCACCGGCGCGAAACGCTCGCGCGAACCATTCCGGAGGCCGCGAATCCACTCGCATGGCTCGGTCGCTGGAGCCTCTCGTGGTACATGCTGCACCAGCCCGTGATGATCGGCGTGTTGACGGCGCTACCAGCACTCCGGTAG
- a CDS encoding peptidylprolyl isomerase — MKQAFRPALAAAILTLALPAFAQNLAIVNGKAVPTSRMEQLAAQMARQGQPISVEQQGQLKEAIIMREIFVQEAQRRGLDATDDFKVQMDLARQTILMRELLTDYQKTNAVTDADIKAEYDRFVAASGGKEYRARHILVEKEDDAKAIIAQLKKGAKFEDLAKKRSKDPGSAVNGGDLDWASAANWVPEFSTAMVKLNKGQVTDTPVKSEHGWHVIRLDDIREAQLPKMEELRPQIAQQLQQQKLAKFQEELRAKAKIE, encoded by the coding sequence ATGAAGCAAGCTTTCCGGCCCGCGCTCGCGGCTGCCATCCTGACTCTTGCCCTGCCCGCCTTCGCGCAGAACCTGGCCATCGTGAACGGCAAGGCCGTGCCCACGTCCCGCATGGAGCAACTCGCGGCGCAGATGGCCCGCCAGGGCCAGCCCATTTCCGTCGAGCAGCAGGGCCAGCTCAAGGAAGCGATCATCATGCGCGAAATCTTCGTGCAGGAAGCCCAGCGCCGCGGCCTGGATGCGACCGACGATTTCAAGGTGCAGATGGACCTCGCGCGCCAGACCATCCTGATGCGCGAGCTGCTGACCGACTACCAGAAGACGAACGCGGTGACGGACGCCGACATCAAGGCCGAATACGACCGCTTCGTCGCGGCCAGCGGCGGCAAGGAATATCGCGCACGCCACATCCTGGTGGAAAAGGAAGACGACGCCAAGGCGATCATCGCGCAGCTCAAGAAGGGCGCGAAATTCGAGGACCTCGCCAAGAAGCGTTCGAAGGATCCGGGTTCGGCGGTCAACGGTGGCGACCTCGACTGGGCGTCCGCCGCGAACTGGGTGCCGGAGTTTTCCACCGCGATGGTCAAGCTGAACAAGGGCCAGGTCACCGACACGCCCGTGAAGAGCGAGCATGGCTGGCACGTCATCCGCCTCGACGACATCCGCGAGGCGCAGCTGCCGAAGATGGAGGAACTGCGCCCGCAGATCGCCCAGCAGCTGCAGCAGCAAAAGCTCGCGAAGTTCCAGGAGGAATTGCGCGCCAAGGCGAAGATCGAGTGA
- a CDS encoding septation protein A, whose protein sequence is MKLLLDFFPIILFFVAFKLGGIYVATGVAIAATIAQIAYLRWRTGKVEPMQWVSLGVIIVFGGATIVAHNDTFIKWKPTVLYWLMGGALLAGQVIFRKNLLKSVMGSQLELPDNAWRTMNWSWIAFFAIMGVVNLWVAFNFDTDTWVNFKLFGGMGLMVLFVIGQALYLGRYMKADEAPGP, encoded by the coding sequence ATGAAACTGCTGCTCGATTTCTTCCCCATCATCCTGTTCTTCGTGGCGTTCAAGCTCGGGGGCATCTACGTCGCGACCGGCGTCGCGATCGCCGCCACGATCGCGCAGATCGCCTACCTGCGGTGGCGCACCGGCAAGGTGGAGCCGATGCAGTGGGTGAGCCTGGGGGTGATCATCGTGTTCGGCGGCGCGACGATCGTGGCGCACAACGACACCTTCATCAAATGGAAGCCCACGGTCCTCTACTGGCTGATGGGCGGCGCGCTGCTGGCGGGCCAGGTGATCTTCAGGAAGAACCTGCTCAAGTCCGTCATGGGCTCGCAGCTCGAATTGCCGGACAACGCCTGGCGCACCATGAACTGGAGCTGGATCGCGTTCTTCGCGATCATGGGCGTCGTCAACCTGTGGGTCGCCTTCAATTTCGACACCGACACCTGGGTGAACTTCAAGCTGTTCGGCGGCATGGGGTTGATGGTCCTGTTCGTCATCGGCCAGGCGCTCTATCTCGGGCGCTACATGAAGGCCGACGAAGCGCCCGGGCCCTGA
- a CDS encoding calcium-binding protein, with product DTLFGGAGLDSITGSEGNDVLGGMGADDTLLGGDGNDTLIGDEGDDNIDGGAGISDTAFYRGNFADYVITYDAATHEYTIIDQSPGRDGTDVVKGVETFNFFDGPKTFGQLVPHAGDGLVLSGTPSNDTLFGGAGLDSITGSEGNDVLGGMGADDTLLGGDGNDTLIGDEGDDNIDGGAGTSDTAFYRGNFAEYVITYDAATHEYTIVDQSPGRDGTDVVKSVETFNFFDGPKTFGQLVPHAGDGLVLSGTPSNDTLFGGAGLDSIIGSEGNDVLGGMGADDTLLGGDGNDTLIGDEGDDSIDGGAGLSDTAYYRGNFADYVITYNAATRDFSIADQSPGRDGTDTLRNVELLNFQDGPRNVPLVRNGTSGNDSIVGGAEAEAISGLAGNDTLSGGAGDDTLKGAAGDDRLDGGTGINRLEGGLGIDTASYAGATAGVVVSLASTAAQVTGGGGIDTLLSIENAVGSDFNDTLTGNGVANRLDGGMGDDSLNGAGGADTMAGGAGNDRYSIDDAGDTLIELAGEGTDTAISRVSFTLGPHLENLTLAGLANIDGAGNELDNLLVGNALANFLSGLEGNDRLLGGTGDDILDGGQGADTLTGGAGADTFRFSTVPVKYVADRITDFNAADDTIALDNSVFSALGDGPLSVAAFQAAGSSAASTAAVRIIFNTNNGALLYDADGAGGTAAIQFATLTLTGLAGPLTAADFLVV from the coding sequence GACACGCTTTTCGGCGGCGCGGGCCTTGACAGCATCACCGGCTCCGAAGGAAACGACGTGCTCGGCGGCATGGGCGCGGACGACACCCTTCTTGGCGGCGACGGCAACGACACGCTGATCGGCGATGAAGGCGACGACAACATCGATGGCGGGGCGGGAATTTCCGACACGGCCTTTTACCGGGGCAACTTCGCGGATTACGTCATCACGTACGACGCGGCAACGCACGAATACACCATCATCGACCAGTCCCCGGGCCGCGACGGCACGGATGTGGTCAAGGGCGTCGAGACCTTCAACTTCTTCGACGGGCCCAAGACCTTCGGCCAGCTCGTTCCCCACGCGGGCGATGGCCTGGTCCTTTCCGGCACGCCATCCAACGACACGCTTTTCGGCGGCGCGGGCCTGGACAGCATCACCGGCTCCGAAGGAAACGACGTGCTCGGCGGCATGGGCGCGGACGACACCCTTCTTGGCGGCGACGGCAACGACACGCTGATCGGCGACGAAGGCGACGACAACATCGATGGCGGGGCGGGAACTTCCGACACGGCCTTTTACCGGGGCAACTTCGCGGAATACGTCATCACGTACGACGCGGCGACGCACGAATACACCATCGTCGACCAGTCCCCGGGCCGCGACGGCACGGATGTGGTCAAGAGCGTCGAGACCTTCAACTTCTTCGACGGGCCCAAGACCTTCGGCCAGCTGGTTCCCCACGCAGGCGATGGCCTGGTCCTTTCCGGCACACCGTCCAACGACACGCTTTTTGGCGGCGCGGGCCTGGACAGCATCATCGGCTCCGAAGGAAACGACGTGCTCGGCGGCATGGGCGCGGACGACACGCTTCTTGGCGGCGACGGCAACGACACGCTGATCGGCGACGAAGGCGACGACAGCATCGACGGCGGAGCGGGGCTTTCCGACACGGCCTATTACCGGGGCAACTTCGCGGATTACGTCATCACGTACAACGCGGCGACGCGCGACTTTTCCATCGCCGACCAGTCTCCCGGCCGTGATGGGACCGATACGCTCAGGAACGTGGAGTTGCTGAATTTCCAGGACGGGCCGCGAAACGTGCCGCTGGTCAGGAACGGAACGAGTGGCAATGATTCGATCGTGGGCGGCGCCGAGGCCGAGGCGATCAGCGGGCTTGCCGGCAACGACACCTTGTCCGGCGGCGCAGGCGACGACACGCTCAAGGGCGCCGCAGGCGACGACAGGCTCGACGGTGGAACCGGCATCAACAGGCTCGAGGGTGGCCTCGGCATCGACACGGCCAGCTACGCCGGCGCAACCGCCGGCGTGGTGGTCAGCCTCGCTTCGACCGCCGCCCAGGTCACGGGTGGCGGGGGTATCGACACCTTGCTGTCCATCGAGAACGCGGTCGGCAGCGACTTCAACGACACCTTGACGGGCAACGGCGTCGCCAACCGCCTCGATGGCGGCATGGGCGACGATTCCCTGAACGGCGCCGGGGGCGCTGACACCATGGCGGGCGGCGCCGGCAACGACCGCTATTCGATCGATGACGCAGGCGACACCCTGATCGAACTGGCCGGCGAAGGGACCGATACCGCCATCAGCAGGGTCAGCTTCACCCTGGGCCCCCACCTCGAGAACCTCACGCTGGCCGGCCTGGCCAACATCGACGGGGCCGGAAACGAACTCGACAACCTGCTCGTGGGCAATGCCCTCGCCAACTTCCTCTCGGGGCTCGAGGGCAACGACAGGCTCCTGGGCGGCACCGGCGATGACATTCTCGACGGAGGCCAGGGTGCGGACACCTTGACCGGCGGTGCGGGCGCCGACACGTTCCGGTTCAGCACCGTGCCCGTCAAATACGTCGCGGACAGGATCACCGACTTCAATGCCGCGGACGACACGATCGCGCTGGACAACAGCGTCTTTTCCGCACTGGGCGACGGGCCCCTGTCGGTGGCAGCCTTCCAGGCCGCGGGCAGTTCAGCGGCATCCACCGCGGCTGTCCGGATCATTTTCAACACGAACAACGGTGCGCTGCTTTACGACGCCGATGGTGCCGGCGGCACGGCGGCGATCCAGTTCGCCACGCTGACCCTCACGGGCCTCGCCGGGCCGCTGACCGCCGCGGACTTCCTGGTGGTTTGA
- the map gene encoding type I methionyl aminopeptidase, with translation MSITYKDTDGVQGMKTAGRLASEVLDYLTPHIKPGITTKEIDRLAAECMKKQGTTSATLGYQPPGYPPYPASLCTSVNHVVCHGIPNEKPLKKGDIVNVDVTVIKDGWFGDTSRMFMVGEVSIAAKRLVNLTYDAMWHGIMHVKPGVHLGDIGFAIQKFAESNGFSVVREFCGHGIGRNFHEEPQVLHYGKPGTLEELKPGMTFTIEPMINAGRKDVKEFGNDGWTIVTKDHSLSAQWEHTILVTESGYEVLTLSAGSPPPPPFVNA, from the coding sequence ATGAGCATCACCTACAAGGACACCGACGGCGTACAGGGCATGAAAACGGCGGGCCGCCTCGCCTCCGAAGTGCTGGACTACCTCACGCCGCACATCAAGCCCGGCATCACGACCAAGGAAATCGACCGCCTGGCTGCCGAATGCATGAAGAAGCAGGGCACGACCTCCGCGACCCTGGGCTACCAGCCCCCGGGCTACCCGCCCTACCCCGCGTCGCTGTGCACCTCGGTCAACCACGTGGTGTGCCACGGCATCCCCAACGAAAAGCCGCTCAAGAAGGGCGACATCGTCAACGTGGACGTCACGGTCATCAAGGACGGCTGGTTCGGCGATACGAGCCGGATGTTCATGGTCGGCGAGGTGTCCATCGCCGCGAAGCGCCTCGTCAACCTCACCTACGACGCCATGTGGCACGGGATCATGCACGTGAAGCCGGGCGTCCACCTGGGCGACATCGGCTTCGCCATCCAGAAATTCGCCGAAAGCAACGGCTTCTCGGTGGTGCGCGAATTCTGCGGGCACGGCATCGGCCGCAACTTCCATGAAGAGCCGCAGGTGCTCCACTACGGCAAGCCGGGCACGCTGGAAGAGCTCAAGCCCGGCATGACTTTCACCATCGAGCCGATGATCAACGCGGGCCGCAAGGACGTGAAGGAATTCGGCAACGACGGCTGGACCATCGTGACGAAGGACCACTCGCTGTCCGCCCAGTGGGAGCACACGATCCTGGTCACCGAATCGGGCTATGAAGTCCTGACGCTGTCCGCGGGCAGCCCGCCGCCCCCGCCTTTCGTCAACGCATGA
- the purL gene encoding phosphoribosylformylglycinamidine synthase, giving the protein MSLHITEFEGGKALSDFRVRQLLPRLQAIHDKVSGVSARFIHLVATDHALSADERDRLAALLSYGEPADSPENGALIVVSPRFGTVSPWASKATDIAHNCGIALRRVERITEFRVASKPGLLGGAKSPEPAQLRAIAALLHDRMTESAMFARSEAHGLFTELEAAPMEHVDVLGGGRAALERANTQFGLALADDEIDYLVQAFQGLGRNPSDVELMMFAQANSEHCRHKIFNAAFTIDGVPQERSMFGMIRHTHQTSPQHTVIAYSDNASVMEGSQVERFLATESSASRYEKADALHHVLMKVETHNHPTAISPFPGASTGAGGEIRDEGATGRGSKPKAGLTGFTVSKLWGGWSDQPGGKPEHIASPLQIMTEGPLGGAAFNNEFGRPNLLGYFREYELEAGGAMRGYHKPIMIAGGLGTISAEQTKKIEFPAGTLLIQLGGPGMRIGMGGGAASSMATGANAAELDFDSVQRGNPEIERRAQEVINHCWAEGAANPILAIHDVGAGGLSNAFPELTNDAGRGARFDLRKVPLEESGLAPKEIWCNESQERYVMAIAPESLARFQAYCERERCPFSVVGVATEERQLVVAREEDAPVDMPMNVLLGKPPKMHRDVKTVKRDFKPVDLGGVKLQDAAIAVLAHPTVASKRFLITIGDRTVGGLTHRDQMVGPWQVPVADCAVTLADYKGFAGEAMSMGERTPLAAIDAPASGRMAVAEAITNLLAAPIELARVKLSANWMAACGEEGEDAALYETVRAVGMELCPALGISIPVGKDSLSMRTQWGEGGDRKKVTSPVSLIVSAFATLQDVRGTLTPQLDAAEESTLVLVDLGRGCNRMGGSILAQTLGQSGDEVPDLHEAQDLVKLVNAVNALRAQGRILAYHDRSDGGLFAAACEMAFAGHVGVALNVDLLVTEGDGISDSRADYGDAKNWAAQVGPRRDELTLKALFNEELGVVLQVRSAERNEVMQLLREHGLSRHSHFVGQTRLASSSIDVGKGEVQVWRDTKAVFSAKLSDLHQVWDSVSWKIAQQRDNPAGADAEHAAAGDPTDPGLQVSPTFDPKDDVAAPYLNLSRPRVAILREQGVNSHVEMAYTFTEAGFDAYDVHMTDLQSGRARLQDYKGFVACGGFSYGDTLGAGIGWARSITFNPLLAEQFRHFFGRADTFALGVCNGCQMVAELADIIPGAQAWPRFTTNRSERYEARLSQVEVLESPSLFFAGMAGSRLPIAVAHGEGFANFAHRGDPSKAIAAMRFVDHHGQPTETYPLNPNGSPGGLTAVTTADGRFTAMMPHPERVFRNVQMSWTSGDTSELSPWMRIWRNARKWVG; this is encoded by the coding sequence GTGTCCCTGCACATCACCGAGTTCGAGGGCGGTAAGGCCCTCAGCGATTTCAGAGTCCGGCAACTTCTCCCACGCCTGCAGGCGATCCACGACAAGGTCAGCGGCGTTTCGGCCCGTTTCATTCACCTGGTGGCCACCGACCATGCGCTTTCTGCCGACGAGCGTGACCGGCTTGCGGCCCTGCTGAGCTACGGGGAGCCCGCCGATTCGCCCGAAAACGGTGCGCTGATCGTCGTGTCACCGCGTTTCGGCACCGTATCGCCCTGGGCCTCCAAGGCCACCGACATCGCGCACAACTGCGGCATCGCCCTCAGGCGCGTGGAGCGGATCACCGAATTCCGCGTCGCGTCGAAGCCGGGCTTGCTGGGCGGCGCGAAATCCCCGGAGCCCGCGCAATTGCGGGCCATCGCCGCGTTGCTGCACGACCGCATGACCGAAAGCGCGATGTTCGCCCGGTCCGAGGCGCATGGACTCTTCACCGAACTCGAAGCCGCGCCGATGGAGCACGTCGACGTGCTGGGGGGCGGCCGCGCAGCGCTCGAACGCGCGAACACGCAGTTCGGGCTCGCGCTCGCCGACGACGAGATCGACTACCTGGTGCAGGCGTTCCAGGGCCTGGGCCGCAACCCGAGCGACGTCGAACTCATGATGTTCGCGCAGGCCAACAGCGAGCACTGCCGCCACAAGATCTTCAACGCCGCGTTCACGATCGACGGCGTGCCGCAGGAACGCAGCATGTTCGGGATGATCCGGCACACGCACCAGACCAGCCCGCAGCACACCGTCATCGCCTATTCGGACAATGCCTCCGTGATGGAAGGCTCGCAGGTCGAGCGCTTCCTGGCCACCGAATCGTCGGCGTCCCGCTACGAAAAGGCTGACGCGCTGCACCACGTGCTGATGAAGGTCGAGACGCACAACCACCCCACGGCGATCTCGCCTTTCCCGGGCGCGTCCACCGGCGCCGGCGGCGAAATCCGCGACGAAGGGGCCACCGGCCGCGGCTCCAAGCCCAAGGCGGGCCTCACGGGCTTCACGGTGTCGAAGCTCTGGGGCGGCTGGTCCGACCAGCCCGGCGGCAAGCCGGAACACATCGCGAGCCCCCTGCAGATCATGACGGAAGGCCCGCTGGGCGGCGCGGCCTTCAACAACGAATTCGGACGGCCCAACCTGCTCGGTTATTTCCGCGAGTACGAGCTCGAAGCCGGCGGCGCGATGCGCGGCTACCACAAGCCCATCATGATCGCGGGCGGCCTGGGCACGATCTCGGCGGAGCAGACGAAGAAGATCGAGTTTCCCGCCGGCACCTTGCTCATCCAGCTGGGCGGGCCGGGTATGCGCATCGGCATGGGCGGCGGGGCGGCAAGCTCCATGGCGACGGGCGCGAATGCGGCCGAGCTGGACTTCGATTCCGTGCAGCGCGGCAACCCCGAGATCGAGCGCCGCGCGCAGGAAGTCATCAACCATTGCTGGGCGGAAGGCGCCGCCAACCCGATCCTCGCGATACACGACGTCGGCGCGGGCGGGTTGTCCAACGCGTTCCCCGAATTGACGAACGACGCCGGCCGCGGCGCGCGCTTCGACCTGCGCAAGGTGCCGCTGGAAGAATCGGGCCTCGCACCCAAGGAAATCTGGTGCAACGAGAGCCAGGAGCGCTACGTGATGGCGATCGCGCCGGAGTCGCTCGCCAGATTCCAGGCTTACTGCGAGCGCGAGCGCTGCCCGTTCTCCGTGGTGGGCGTGGCGACCGAAGAGCGCCAGCTCGTCGTCGCGCGCGAGGAAGACGCACCGGTGGACATGCCGATGAACGTGCTCCTGGGCAAGCCGCCCAAGATGCATCGGGACGTGAAGACGGTGAAGCGCGATTTCAAGCCGGTGGACCTGGGCGGCGTCAAGCTGCAGGACGCCGCCATCGCGGTGCTCGCGCATCCCACGGTGGCATCGAAGCGCTTCCTCATCACCATCGGCGACCGCACCGTGGGCGGCCTCACGCACCGCGACCAGATGGTCGGGCCCTGGCAGGTGCCGGTGGCGGACTGCGCCGTCACGCTCGCCGACTACAAGGGTTTCGCGGGCGAGGCGATGAGCATGGGCGAGCGCACGCCGCTCGCCGCGATCGACGCGCCGGCCTCCGGCCGAATGGCGGTCGCGGAAGCCATCACCAACCTGCTGGCCGCGCCGATCGAGCTCGCGCGCGTGAAGCTGTCCGCCAACTGGATGGCCGCCTGCGGCGAGGAGGGTGAAGACGCCGCGCTGTACGAGACGGTTCGCGCGGTCGGCATGGAGCTATGCCCCGCGCTCGGGATTTCCATTCCCGTCGGCAAGGACAGCCTGTCGATGCGGACGCAGTGGGGCGAGGGCGGGGACCGCAAGAAGGTCACGTCGCCGGTCAGCCTGATCGTGAGCGCGTTCGCCACCTTGCAGGATGTCCGCGGCACGCTGACCCCGCAGCTCGACGCCGCCGAAGAAAGCACGCTGGTGCTCGTCGACCTCGGCCGCGGGTGCAACCGCATGGGCGGCAGCATCCTCGCGCAGACGCTGGGCCAGTCCGGCGATGAAGTGCCGGACCTGCACGAAGCGCAGGACCTGGTGAAGCTCGTGAACGCCGTCAATGCGCTGCGCGCCCAGGGCCGCATCCTGGCCTATCACGATCGCAGCGACGGCGGTCTCTTTGCCGCGGCGTGCGAGATGGCCTTTGCGGGCCACGTGGGCGTGGCACTCAACGTCGACCTGCTCGTAACCGAAGGCGACGGCATCAGCGACAGCCGCGCCGACTACGGCGACGCGAAGAACTGGGCGGCGCAGGTCGGCCCGCGCCGGGACGAGCTCACGCTCAAGGCGCTCTTCAACGAGGAGCTCGGCGTGGTGCTGCAGGTGCGCAGCGCGGAGCGCAACGAGGTGATGCAGTTGCTGCGCGAGCACGGCCTCTCGCGCCACAGCCACTTCGTGGGGCAGACCCGGCTCGCTTCATCGTCCATCGACGTGGGCAAGGGTGAAGTGCAGGTGTGGCGCGACACCAAGGCCGTGTTCAGCGCGAAGCTGTCCGACTTGCACCAGGTATGGGACAGCGTGAGCTGGAAGATCGCCCAGCAGCGCGACAACCCGGCCGGCGCGGACGCGGAACATGCCGCGGCGGGCGACCCCACGGACCCGGGCCTGCAGGTGTCGCCGACCTTCGACCCCAAGGACGACGTCGCCGCGCCCTACCTCAACCTGTCGCGTCCCAGGGTCGCGATCCTGCGCGAGCAGGGCGTCAACTCGCACGTCGAGATGGCCTACACCTTCACCGAGGCGGGCTTCGACGCGTACGACGTCCACATGACGGACCTGCAATCGGGCCGGGCCCGCCTGCAGGACTACAAGGGATTCGTCGCCTGCGGCGGCTTCAGCTACGGCGACACGCTGGGCGCGGGCATCGGCTGGGCGCGCAGCATCACCTTCAACCCGCTGCTGGCGGAGCAGTTCAGGCACTTCTTCGGCCGCGCGGACACCTTCGCGCTGGGCGTGTGCAACGGCTGCCAGATGGTCGCTGAGCTGGCGGACATCATCCCCGGCGCGCAGGCCTGGCCCCGCTTCACCACGAACCGCAGCGAGCGGTACGAGGCCCGGCTGTCGCAGGTGGAAGTCCTGGAGTCGCCCAGCCTGTTCTTCGCGGGGATGGCGGGCAGCCGGCTGCCTATCGCGGTGGCGCACGGCGAAGGCTTCGCGAATTTCGCGCATCGTGGAGACCCGTCGAAAGCCATCGCGGCGATGCGTTTCGTCGACCACCACGGCCAGCCGACGGAGACATACCCGTTGAACCCGAACGGCAGCCCGGGGGGCCTCACCGCCGTGACCACGGCCGACGGCCGCTTCACGGCCATGATGCCGCACCCGGAGCGCGTGTTCCGCAATGTCCAGATGAGCTGGACCTCCGGAGACACGAGCGAGCTCAGCCCGTGGATGCGGATCTGGCGCAACGCGAGGAAGTGGGTGGGCTGA